The Polaribacter tangerinus genome has a segment encoding these proteins:
- the idi gene encoding isopentenyl-diphosphate Delta-isomerase yields the protein MKEQVILVDTKDTPIGLMEKIEAHEKALLHRAFSVFIFNDKGELMLQQRAASKYHSPLLWTNTCCSHQRDGETNIAAGKRRLQEEMGFVTDLKEVFSFIYKAPFDNGLTEHEYDHVMVGHFNGKPILNKDEAENYKWMSLEDVKKDIAMQPSIYTEWFKIIFDKSYEKLKNA from the coding sequence ATGAAAGAACAAGTTATTTTAGTAGACACTAAAGATACCCCAATCGGTTTAATGGAAAAAATCGAGGCGCATGAAAAAGCGCTTTTGCACAGAGCATTTTCTGTATTTATATTTAATGATAAAGGTGAGTTAATGCTGCAACAAAGAGCCGCATCTAAATATCATTCTCCTTTGTTATGGACAAATACTTGTTGTTCACATCAAAGAGATGGAGAAACAAATATAGCCGCAGGAAAAAGAAGGTTGCAAGAAGAAATGGGATTTGTAACCGACCTAAAAGAAGTGTTTTCTTTTATTTATAAAGCTCCTTTTGATAATGGTTTAACAGAGCATGAGTATGACCACGTAATGGTTGGGCACTTTAACGGAAAACCAATTCTTAACAAAGACGAAGCAGAGAACTACAAATGGATGTCTTTAGAAGATGTAAAAAAGGATATTGCTATGCAACCATCAATTTATACTGAATGGTTTAAAATTATTTTTGACAAATCATACGAAAAACTAAAAAATGCCTAA
- a CDS encoding peptidylprolyl isomerase, which translates to MKKFTTLFLLIVLYTFFQCKKEVVVKEKFINTDTIFTKKESQKKEIKQVQKRWDSLNKENVNNFFTAYGKQHLENKVIIKTKFGNIKIRLYDDVPIHRANFIFLTKIKYFNTTEIYRVAKNFVIQGGNSDETYTQNQRRLYGNYTLDPEFKKHRTHKYGALAATREWENNPYKKSNPFEFYIVHSRSGAHHLNNEHTVFGEVIAGFDTMDKISKVPVGRDEWPTEDIRMTIEIID; encoded by the coding sequence ATGAAAAAATTTACCACCCTATTTCTACTTATTGTATTGTACACATTTTTTCAATGTAAAAAAGAAGTGGTTGTAAAAGAAAAGTTTATTAATACGGATACTATTTTCACTAAGAAAGAATCTCAAAAAAAAGAAATAAAACAAGTTCAAAAACGTTGGGATAGCTTAAATAAAGAGAATGTCAATAATTTTTTTACTGCTTACGGAAAACAGCATTTAGAAAATAAAGTGATCATAAAAACTAAATTTGGAAATATTAAAATTCGACTTTATGATGATGTTCCCATACACAGAGCTAACTTTATTTTTTTAACTAAAATAAAGTATTTTAATACTACAGAAATATACAGGGTTGCCAAAAACTTTGTAATACAAGGTGGAAATTCAGACGAGACTTATACTCAGAATCAGAGAAGACTCTATGGAAATTACACTTTAGATCCTGAATTTAAAAAACATCGAACTCATAAATATGGTGCGCTTGCAGCCACCAGAGAATGGGAAAATAATCCGTATAAAAAATCTAATCCATTCGAATTTTACATTGTTCACAGTCGTTCTGGCGCTCATCACTTAAACAATGAACATACCGTTTTTGGCGAAGTTATTGCTGGTTTCGACACGATGGATAAAATATCTAAAGTACCTGTTGGAAGAGACGAATGGCCCACAGAAGATATTCGAATGACCATTGAAATAATAGATTAA
- a CDS encoding peptide chain release factor 3, with amino-acid sequence MSFLEEIKRRRTFGIISHPDAGKTTLTEKLLLFGGAIQEAGAVKNNKIKKGATSDFMEIERQRGISVATSVLAFIYKDKKINILDTPGHKDFAEDTFRTLTAVDSVIVVIDVAKGVEPQTEKLVEVCRMRSIPMLVFINKLDREGKDAFDLLDEVEQKLGLHVTPMSFPIGMGYDFKGIYNIWEKKLNLFSGDNKTAISEGIEFDDLANPELESIIGNKAAETLREEIELIGEVYPEFNREEYLDGSLQPVFFGSALNNFGVKELLDAFIEIAPSPQPKKAEERLVDSKEKKLTGFVFKIHANMDPKHRDRLAFIKIVSGIFKRNAPYLHVRNGKKVKFSSPNAFFAEKKEIVEESYPGDIVGIHDTGNFKIGDTLTEGEQLNFKGIPSFSPEHFRYVNNADPMKSKQLYKGLDQLMDEGVAQLFTLDINGRKVIGTVGALQYEVIQYRLEHEYGAKCSYENLSVYKACWVEPQDHKNEEFKEFKRVKQRYLAKDKQGQLVFLADSEFTIQMTKSKYPTVNLHFTSEFNK; translated from the coding sequence ATGAGCTTTTTAGAGGAAATAAAACGACGACGAACTTTTGGTATCATTTCGCATCCAGATGCTGGAAAAACAACCCTAACAGAAAAACTGTTACTTTTTGGTGGAGCAATACAAGAGGCTGGTGCTGTTAAAAACAATAAAATAAAGAAAGGAGCTACCTCCGATTTTATGGAAATAGAGCGTCAGCGTGGTATTTCTGTGGCCACTTCTGTACTAGCATTTATTTATAAAGATAAAAAAATAAACATCTTAGATACGCCCGGTCATAAAGACTTTGCAGAGGATACATTTAGAACTTTAACTGCTGTAGACAGTGTAATTGTAGTAATTGATGTAGCTAAAGGTGTAGAACCACAAACAGAAAAATTAGTAGAAGTTTGTAGAATGAGAAGCATACCAATGCTCGTTTTTATAAATAAATTAGATAGAGAAGGTAAAGACGCTTTCGATTTATTAGATGAAGTTGAGCAAAAATTAGGTTTGCACGTTACTCCTATGAGTTTTCCTATTGGAATGGGATACGATTTTAAAGGAATATATAATATTTGGGAAAAGAAACTAAATTTATTTTCTGGTGATAATAAAACTGCAATTTCAGAGGGTATTGAATTTGATGATTTGGCAAACCCCGAATTAGAATCTATTATTGGTAATAAAGCCGCCGAAACACTTCGCGAAGAAATAGAACTGATTGGAGAAGTATACCCAGAGTTTAACAGAGAAGAATATTTAGACGGTTCTTTACAGCCTGTATTTTTCGGATCGGCCTTAAATAATTTTGGTGTTAAAGAATTATTAGATGCCTTTATAGAAATTGCCCCTTCGCCTCAACCAAAAAAAGCAGAAGAGCGTTTGGTAGATTCAAAAGAAAAGAAACTAACCGGTTTTGTGTTTAAAATTCATGCAAACATGGATCCTAAGCATAGAGACAGACTCGCTTTTATTAAAATTGTTTCTGGTATTTTTAAAAGAAACGCACCATACCTTCATGTAAGAAATGGTAAAAAAGTAAAATTTTCTAGTCCGAATGCATTTTTTGCAGAGAAAAAGGAAATTGTAGAAGAATCATACCCTGGTGATATTGTTGGTATTCACGATACCGGAAATTTTAAAATTGGTGATACACTTACAGAAGGCGAGCAATTAAACTTTAAAGGAATTCCAAGTTTTTCGCCAGAACATTTTAGATATGTAAATAATGCAGATCCGATGAAGTCTAAGCAGCTATACAAAGGTTTAGATCAATTAATGGATGAAGGTGTTGCTCAACTATTTACATTAGATATTAATGGTAGAAAAGTAATAGGAACTGTTGGTGCACTTCAGTATGAGGTAATTCAGTATCGTTTAGAACATGAATATGGTGCAAAATGTTCTTACGAAAATTTAAGTGTTTACAAAGCGTGTTGGGTAGAACCTCAAGACCATAAAAACGAGGAGTTTAAAGAATTTAAACGTGTAAAACAACGTTACTTAGCAAAAGACAAACAAGGTCAGCTTGTATTTTTAGCAGACTCTGAATTTACTATACAAATGACAAAAAGTAAATATCCTACTGTAAACCTTCATTTTACAAGCGAATTTAATAAATAA
- a CDS encoding 6-pyruvoyl trahydropterin synthase family protein has protein sequence MPKVTVHRKAHFNAAHRLYRKDWSDQKNFEVFNKCSNPNFHGHNYELIVSLTGEIDIETGYVYDLGILKNFIKSEIEEAFDHKNLNLEVPEFKELNPTAENISVVTYNKLRRLLPKHLDLKVTLYETPRNFVTYSGE, from the coding sequence ATGCCTAAAGTTACCGTTCATAGAAAAGCACATTTTAATGCTGCACATAGATTGTATAGAAAAGATTGGTCTGACCAAAAAAACTTTGAAGTTTTTAATAAGTGTAGTAATCCTAACTTTCATGGCCATAATTATGAACTAATTGTTTCTTTAACTGGAGAGATAGATATAGAAACGGGTTATGTATATGATTTAGGTATCCTTAAAAACTTTATAAAGTCTGAAATAGAGGAGGCTTTCGACCATAAAAACTTAAATTTAGAGGTTCCAGAGTTTAAAGAATTAAATCCTACAGCAGAAAATATTAGCGTAGTTACTTATAATAAACTTAGACGTTTATTGCCCAAACATCTCGATTTAAAAGTAACATTGTACGAAACACCTAGAAATTTTGTTACTTATTCTGGGGAATAA